One window of Populus nigra chromosome 5, ddPopNigr1.1, whole genome shotgun sequence genomic DNA carries:
- the LOC133693882 gene encoding probable trehalose-phosphate phosphatase C — MTNQNVVVPDARKGVDITIAMALSKSLFSPVVPKPLPAATGGYFTISRKMFAKKTETGGKTNSWADSMRDSSPTRVKSTTSLSEIEEKNTWIVNHPSALNMFEQIVNGSKGKQIVMFLDYDGTLSPIVEDPDRAFMTNEMREAVRDVARYFPTAIVTGRCRDKVYSFVRLAGLYYAGSHGMDIKGPSKNCCRNKKDYQGVLFQPASDFLPMIDEVYNALLERTKYIPGARVEDNKFCISVHFRCVEEKMWAALVEQVRSVLNGYPELRLTQGRKVLEIRPTIKWDKGKALEFLLESLGYANSTDVLPVYIGDDRTDEDAFKVLRNRGQGLGILVSKVPKETNASYSLQEPTEVKDFLRRLVEWKRSTLQGQSRV, encoded by the exons ATGACAAACCAGAATGTGGTTGTGCCTGATGCCAGAAAAGGTGTTGATATCACCATCGCAATGGCCCTGTCCAAGTCTCTGTTTTCACCTGTTGTGCCGAAGCCATTGCCAGCTGCTACTGGTGGGTATTTCACAATATCCCGGAAGATGTTCGCAAAGAAGACTGAAACTGGAGGCAAAACCAATTCCTGGGCTGATTCTATGAGAGATTCTTCGCCTACCCGTGTCAAATCCACTACGTCTTTATCAGAAATCGAGGAGAAAAATACTTGGATT GTAAATCATCCTTCTGCTTTGAACATGTTCGAGCAAATAGTGAATGGCTCAAAGGGAAAACAGAttgtaatgtttttagattatgatGGTACACTGTCACCCATTGTTGAAGATCCTGACAGGGCATTCATGACCAACGAG ATGAGAGAAGCTGTTAGGGACGTCGCTAGATACTTTCCCACTGCTATAGTGACGGGAAGGTGTAGGGATAAG GTGTACAGCTTCGTAAGATTGGCAGGGCTTTATTACGCTGGTAGCCATGGCATGGACATCAAGGGACCATCCAAGAATTGTTGCAGAAACAAAAAA GATTATCAAGGTGTACTTTTTCAACCTGCCAGTGATTTTTTACCCATGATTGATGAG gtGTACAATGCTTTGCTAGAGAGAACAAAGTATATCCCAGGGGCTAGAGTAGAAGACAACAAATTTTGCATATCCGTACACTTTCGTTGTGTCGAGGAAAAG aTGTGGGCTGCATTAGTAGAGCAAGTAAGATCAGTTCTCAATGGTTATCCAGAACTTAGATTAACTCAAGGGAGGAAG GTTTTAGAGATCCGACCCACCATTAAATGGGACAAGGGCAAAGCTCTTGAGTTCTTGTTGGAATCATTAG GATATGCCAATTCTACTGATGTTTTACCAGTTTATATTGGAGATGATCGAACTGATGAGGATGCATTCAAG GTTCTAAGAAACAGGGGACAAGGGCTTGGGATTCTTGTTTCTAAAGTTCCCAAGGAAACAAATGCCTCTTATTCTCTACAAGAGCCAACAGAG GTTAAAGACTTTTTACGGCGTTTGGTTGAGTGGAAGCGATCGACGTTACAAGGACAAAGCAGAGTGTAA